The following are encoded in a window of Camarhynchus parvulus chromosome 1A, STF_HiC, whole genome shotgun sequence genomic DNA:
- the TMPO gene encoding thymopoietin isoform X5 — protein sequence MPEFLADPSVLTKEKLKSELIANNVSLPGGEQRKDVYVQLYLQHLTARNPPALAQPDFSSDEEREPTPLGARSRGAAAAGRKATKKTDKPRPEEKDGLDITEMSNEDLQEQLMKYGVNPGPIVATTRKLYEKKLLKLMEQGPDLKAPVPLPAISTTENTRQNGNNDSDQYSDNEEDPKTELRLEKREPLKARTKTPVALKQKRVVEHNQTYSQDGVTETVWTSGSSKSGPLQAFSRESTRVSRRTPRKRVEATAQLPVDDAVISESTPINETVLAASDETLVGNRVPGNFKHAAPTLSVSELSDMPRRTPKKLLMTAEQEETDCPHQCFLNHVGHNQSCDLLNTAMIEETEAITECFKTPKVTGWLPITKVLERTTEERRVERDILKELFPYEVSTPTGISASCRRPIKGAASRPLEHSDFILEESYSKYAQKYGTSTDSKSVKPPIKKERPVALWIKVLLFVIVSVFMFLVYQSMETNQGNPFSKYLKMITPGSAE from the exons ATGCCCGAGTTCCTGGCGGATCCGTCGGTGCTGACCAAGGAGAAGCTGAAGAGCGAGCTGATCGCTAACAATGTGAGCCTCCCGGGTGGCGAGCAGCGCAAGGACGTGTACGTGCAGCTCTACCTGCAGCACCTCACCGCCCGCAACCCGCCCGCCCTCGCGCAGCCCGACTTTTCCAGCGACGAGGAGCGGGAGCCCACACCTCTCGGCGCCCGGAGCCGCGGAGCTGCTGCCGCCGGGCGG AAAGCCACAAAGAAAACTGACAAACCCAGACCAGAGGAGAAGGATGGCCTAGACATAACAGAGATGAGTAATGAAGACCTTCAAGAGCAACTTATGAAGTATGGTGTAAATCCTGGCCCAATTGTAG CTACTACTAGGAAACTTTAtgagaaaaagcttttgaaacTGATGGAACAAGGACCTGACCTGAAGGCACCTGTGCCTCTCCCAGCGATTTCGACTACTGAGAACACCAGACAGAATGGAAACAATGATTCTGACCAGTACAGTGACAATGAGGAAG ATCCGAAGActgagctgaggctggagaagagagaaCCTCTGAAAGCCAGGACGAAGACGCCAGTAGCACTCAAACAAAAAAGAGTTGTTGAACACAACCAG ACCTATTCTCAAGATGGAGTTACTGAGACTGTCTGGACAAGTGGATCTTCAAAAAGTGGACCTCTGCAGGCATTTTCTAGGGAGTCTACAAGAGTGTCAAGAAGAACACCAAGAAAAAGG GTGGAAGCTACAGCACAGTTGCCTGTAGATGATGCTGTAATATCAGAGAGTACTCCCATAAATGAAACTGTATTGGCTGCAAGCGACGAGACCCTA GTTGGCAATAGGGTGCCTGGAAATTTCAAGCATGCAGCTCCTACACTGTCAGTCAGTGAACTCTCAGACATGCCCAGAAGAACACCAAAGAAACTACTGATGACAGCtgaa CAAGAAGAGACAGATTGCCCACATCAGTGCTTTTTAAATCATGTTGGTCACAACCAGTCCTGTGATCTGCTCAACACAGCCATGATAGAG GAAACTGAGGCGATCACTGAATGCTTTAAGACACCAAAAGTGACTGGATGGCTGCCAATAACTAAG GTGCTGGAGAGAACTACGGAAGAAAGAAGAGTAGAAAGGGATATTCTTAAAGAATTGTTCCCTTATGAAGTATCAACACCTACAGGAATTAG tGCTAGCTGCCGTAGACCAATCAAAGGAGCTGCAAGCCGGCCTCTAGAGCACAGTGACTTCATACTGGAGGAAAGTTACTCTAAGTATGCGCAGAAATATGGTACCTCCACTGACAGCAAGTCGGTGAAACCACCAATAAAAAAAGAACGCCCTGTTGCCCTGTGGATAAAAGTTCTTCTCTTTGTTATTGTTTCAGTCTTCATGTTTTTGGTTTATCAGTCAATGGAAACTAATCAAGGAAATCCTTTTTCTAAATACCTGAAAATGATCACTCCGGGCAGTGCCGAATGA
- the TMPO gene encoding thymopoietin isoform X1: MPEFLADPSVLTKEKLKSELIANNVSLPGGEQRKDVYVQLYLQHLTARNPPALAQPDFSSDEEREPTPLGARSRGAAAAGRKATKKTDKPRPEEKDGLDITEMSNEDLQEQLMKYGVNPGPIVATTRKLYEKKLLKLMEQGPDLKAPVPLPAISTTENTRQNGNNDSDQYSDNEEDPKTELRLEKREPLKARTKTPVALKQKRVVEHNQTYSQDGVTETVWTSGSSKSGPLQAFSRESTRVSRRTPRKRVMRGFYNRQAFFFSLTLRVPVALLFNCCLLFVLNKQVEATAQLPVDDAVISESTPINETVLAASDETLVGNRVPGNFKHAAPTLSVSELSDMPRRTPKKLLMTAEVLERTTEERRVERDILKELFPYEVSTPTGISASCRRPIKGAASRPLEHSDFILEESYSKYAQKYGTSTDSKSVKPPIKKERPVALWIKVLLFVIVSVFMFLVYQSMETNQGNPFSKYLKMITPGSAE, translated from the exons ATGCCCGAGTTCCTGGCGGATCCGTCGGTGCTGACCAAGGAGAAGCTGAAGAGCGAGCTGATCGCTAACAATGTGAGCCTCCCGGGTGGCGAGCAGCGCAAGGACGTGTACGTGCAGCTCTACCTGCAGCACCTCACCGCCCGCAACCCGCCCGCCCTCGCGCAGCCCGACTTTTCCAGCGACGAGGAGCGGGAGCCCACACCTCTCGGCGCCCGGAGCCGCGGAGCTGCTGCCGCCGGGCGG AAAGCCACAAAGAAAACTGACAAACCCAGACCAGAGGAGAAGGATGGCCTAGACATAACAGAGATGAGTAATGAAGACCTTCAAGAGCAACTTATGAAGTATGGTGTAAATCCTGGCCCAATTGTAG CTACTACTAGGAAACTTTAtgagaaaaagcttttgaaacTGATGGAACAAGGACCTGACCTGAAGGCACCTGTGCCTCTCCCAGCGATTTCGACTACTGAGAACACCAGACAGAATGGAAACAATGATTCTGACCAGTACAGTGACAATGAGGAAG ATCCGAAGActgagctgaggctggagaagagagaaCCTCTGAAAGCCAGGACGAAGACGCCAGTAGCACTCAAACAAAAAAGAGTTGTTGAACACAACCAG ACCTATTCTCAAGATGGAGTTACTGAGACTGTCTGGACAAGTGGATCTTCAAAAAGTGGACCTCTGCAGGCATTTTCTAGGGAGTCTACAAGAGTGTCAAGAAGAACACCAAGAAAAAGGGTGATGAGAGGCTTTTATAATagacaagctttttttttttctctcactcttAGGGTCCCAGTGGCTCTTTTATTCAATTGttgtcttttgtttgttttaaacaaacagGTGGAAGCTACAGCACAGTTGCCTGTAGATGATGCTGTAATATCAGAGAGTACTCCCATAAATGAAACTGTATTGGCTGCAAGCGACGAGACCCTA GTTGGCAATAGGGTGCCTGGAAATTTCAAGCATGCAGCTCCTACACTGTCAGTCAGTGAACTCTCAGACATGCCCAGAAGAACACCAAAGAAACTACTGATGACAGCtgaa GTGCTGGAGAGAACTACGGAAGAAAGAAGAGTAGAAAGGGATATTCTTAAAGAATTGTTCCCTTATGAAGTATCAACACCTACAGGAATTAG tGCTAGCTGCCGTAGACCAATCAAAGGAGCTGCAAGCCGGCCTCTAGAGCACAGTGACTTCATACTGGAGGAAAGTTACTCTAAGTATGCGCAGAAATATGGTACCTCCACTGACAGCAAGTCGGTGAAACCACCAATAAAAAAAGAACGCCCTGTTGCCCTGTGGATAAAAGTTCTTCTCTTTGTTATTGTTTCAGTCTTCATGTTTTTGGTTTATCAGTCAATGGAAACTAATCAAGGAAATCCTTTTTCTAAATACCTGAAAATGATCACTCCGGGCAGTGCCGAATGA
- the TMPO gene encoding thymopoietin isoform X3, producing the protein MPEFLADPSVLTKEKLKSELIANNVSLPGGEQRKDVYVQLYLQHLTARNPPALAQPDFSSDEEREPTPLGARSRGAAAAGRKATKKTDKPRPEEKDGLDITEMSNEDLQEQLMKYGVNPGPIVATTRKLYEKKLLKLMEQGPDLKAPVPLPAISTTENTRQNGNNDSDQYSDNEEDPKTELRLEKREPLKARTKTPVALKQKRVVEHNQVGNRVPGNFKHAAPTLSVSELSDMPRRTPKKLLMTAEVLERTTEERRVERDILKELFPYEVSTPTGISASCRRPIKGAASRPLEHSDFILEESYSKYAQKYGTSTDSKSVKPPIKKERPVALWIKVLLFVIVSVFMFLVYQSMETNQGNPFSKYLKMITPGSAE; encoded by the exons ATGCCCGAGTTCCTGGCGGATCCGTCGGTGCTGACCAAGGAGAAGCTGAAGAGCGAGCTGATCGCTAACAATGTGAGCCTCCCGGGTGGCGAGCAGCGCAAGGACGTGTACGTGCAGCTCTACCTGCAGCACCTCACCGCCCGCAACCCGCCCGCCCTCGCGCAGCCCGACTTTTCCAGCGACGAGGAGCGGGAGCCCACACCTCTCGGCGCCCGGAGCCGCGGAGCTGCTGCCGCCGGGCGG AAAGCCACAAAGAAAACTGACAAACCCAGACCAGAGGAGAAGGATGGCCTAGACATAACAGAGATGAGTAATGAAGACCTTCAAGAGCAACTTATGAAGTATGGTGTAAATCCTGGCCCAATTGTAG CTACTACTAGGAAACTTTAtgagaaaaagcttttgaaacTGATGGAACAAGGACCTGACCTGAAGGCACCTGTGCCTCTCCCAGCGATTTCGACTACTGAGAACACCAGACAGAATGGAAACAATGATTCTGACCAGTACAGTGACAATGAGGAAG ATCCGAAGActgagctgaggctggagaagagagaaCCTCTGAAAGCCAGGACGAAGACGCCAGTAGCACTCAAACAAAAAAGAGTTGTTGAACACAACCAG GTTGGCAATAGGGTGCCTGGAAATTTCAAGCATGCAGCTCCTACACTGTCAGTCAGTGAACTCTCAGACATGCCCAGAAGAACACCAAAGAAACTACTGATGACAGCtgaa GTGCTGGAGAGAACTACGGAAGAAAGAAGAGTAGAAAGGGATATTCTTAAAGAATTGTTCCCTTATGAAGTATCAACACCTACAGGAATTAG tGCTAGCTGCCGTAGACCAATCAAAGGAGCTGCAAGCCGGCCTCTAGAGCACAGTGACTTCATACTGGAGGAAAGTTACTCTAAGTATGCGCAGAAATATGGTACCTCCACTGACAGCAAGTCGGTGAAACCACCAATAAAAAAAGAACGCCCTGTTGCCCTGTGGATAAAAGTTCTTCTCTTTGTTATTGTTTCAGTCTTCATGTTTTTGGTTTATCAGTCAATGGAAACTAATCAAGGAAATCCTTTTTCTAAATACCTGAAAATGATCACTCCGGGCAGTGCCGAATGA
- the TMPO gene encoding thymopoietin isoform X4 has product MPEFLADPSVLTKEKLKSELIANNVSLPGGEQRKDVYVQLYLQHLTARNPPALAQPDFSSDEEREPTPLGARSRGAAAAGRKATKKTDKPRPEEKDGLDITEMSNEDLQEQLMKYGVNPGPIVATTRKLYEKKLLKLMEQGPDLKAPVPLPAISTTENTRQNGNNDSDQYSDNEEDPKTELRLEKREPLKARTKTPVALKQKRVVEHNQVLERTTEERRVERDILKELFPYEVSTPTGISASCRRPIKGAASRPLEHSDFILEESYSKYAQKYGTSTDSKSVKPPIKKERPVALWIKVLLFVIVSVFMFLVYQSMETNQGNPFSKYLKMITPGSAE; this is encoded by the exons ATGCCCGAGTTCCTGGCGGATCCGTCGGTGCTGACCAAGGAGAAGCTGAAGAGCGAGCTGATCGCTAACAATGTGAGCCTCCCGGGTGGCGAGCAGCGCAAGGACGTGTACGTGCAGCTCTACCTGCAGCACCTCACCGCCCGCAACCCGCCCGCCCTCGCGCAGCCCGACTTTTCCAGCGACGAGGAGCGGGAGCCCACACCTCTCGGCGCCCGGAGCCGCGGAGCTGCTGCCGCCGGGCGG AAAGCCACAAAGAAAACTGACAAACCCAGACCAGAGGAGAAGGATGGCCTAGACATAACAGAGATGAGTAATGAAGACCTTCAAGAGCAACTTATGAAGTATGGTGTAAATCCTGGCCCAATTGTAG CTACTACTAGGAAACTTTAtgagaaaaagcttttgaaacTGATGGAACAAGGACCTGACCTGAAGGCACCTGTGCCTCTCCCAGCGATTTCGACTACTGAGAACACCAGACAGAATGGAAACAATGATTCTGACCAGTACAGTGACAATGAGGAAG ATCCGAAGActgagctgaggctggagaagagagaaCCTCTGAAAGCCAGGACGAAGACGCCAGTAGCACTCAAACAAAAAAGAGTTGTTGAACACAACCAG GTGCTGGAGAGAACTACGGAAGAAAGAAGAGTAGAAAGGGATATTCTTAAAGAATTGTTCCCTTATGAAGTATCAACACCTACAGGAATTAG tGCTAGCTGCCGTAGACCAATCAAAGGAGCTGCAAGCCGGCCTCTAGAGCACAGTGACTTCATACTGGAGGAAAGTTACTCTAAGTATGCGCAGAAATATGGTACCTCCACTGACAGCAAGTCGGTGAAACCACCAATAAAAAAAGAACGCCCTGTTGCCCTGTGGATAAAAGTTCTTCTCTTTGTTATTGTTTCAGTCTTCATGTTTTTGGTTTATCAGTCAATGGAAACTAATCAAGGAAATCCTTTTTCTAAATACCTGAAAATGATCACTCCGGGCAGTGCCGAATGA
- the TMPO gene encoding thymopoietin isoform X2, protein MPEFLADPSVLTKEKLKSELIANNVSLPGGEQRKDVYVQLYLQHLTARNPPALAQPDFSSDEEREPTPLGARSRGAAAAGRKATKKTDKPRPEEKDGLDITEMSNEDLQEQLMKYGVNPGPIVATTRKLYEKKLLKLMEQGPDLKAPVPLPAISTTENTRQNGNNDSDQYSDNEEDPKTELRLEKREPLKARTKTPVALKQKRVVEHNQTYSQDGVTETVWTSGSSKSGPLQAFSRESTRVSRRTPRKRVEATAQLPVDDAVISESTPINETVLAASDETLVGNRVPGNFKHAAPTLSVSELSDMPRRTPKKLLMTAEVLERTTEERRVERDILKELFPYEVSTPTGISASCRRPIKGAASRPLEHSDFILEESYSKYAQKYGTSTDSKSVKPPIKKERPVALWIKVLLFVIVSVFMFLVYQSMETNQGNPFSKYLKMITPGSAE, encoded by the exons ATGCCCGAGTTCCTGGCGGATCCGTCGGTGCTGACCAAGGAGAAGCTGAAGAGCGAGCTGATCGCTAACAATGTGAGCCTCCCGGGTGGCGAGCAGCGCAAGGACGTGTACGTGCAGCTCTACCTGCAGCACCTCACCGCCCGCAACCCGCCCGCCCTCGCGCAGCCCGACTTTTCCAGCGACGAGGAGCGGGAGCCCACACCTCTCGGCGCCCGGAGCCGCGGAGCTGCTGCCGCCGGGCGG AAAGCCACAAAGAAAACTGACAAACCCAGACCAGAGGAGAAGGATGGCCTAGACATAACAGAGATGAGTAATGAAGACCTTCAAGAGCAACTTATGAAGTATGGTGTAAATCCTGGCCCAATTGTAG CTACTACTAGGAAACTTTAtgagaaaaagcttttgaaacTGATGGAACAAGGACCTGACCTGAAGGCACCTGTGCCTCTCCCAGCGATTTCGACTACTGAGAACACCAGACAGAATGGAAACAATGATTCTGACCAGTACAGTGACAATGAGGAAG ATCCGAAGActgagctgaggctggagaagagagaaCCTCTGAAAGCCAGGACGAAGACGCCAGTAGCACTCAAACAAAAAAGAGTTGTTGAACACAACCAG ACCTATTCTCAAGATGGAGTTACTGAGACTGTCTGGACAAGTGGATCTTCAAAAAGTGGACCTCTGCAGGCATTTTCTAGGGAGTCTACAAGAGTGTCAAGAAGAACACCAAGAAAAAGG GTGGAAGCTACAGCACAGTTGCCTGTAGATGATGCTGTAATATCAGAGAGTACTCCCATAAATGAAACTGTATTGGCTGCAAGCGACGAGACCCTA GTTGGCAATAGGGTGCCTGGAAATTTCAAGCATGCAGCTCCTACACTGTCAGTCAGTGAACTCTCAGACATGCCCAGAAGAACACCAAAGAAACTACTGATGACAGCtgaa GTGCTGGAGAGAACTACGGAAGAAAGAAGAGTAGAAAGGGATATTCTTAAAGAATTGTTCCCTTATGAAGTATCAACACCTACAGGAATTAG tGCTAGCTGCCGTAGACCAATCAAAGGAGCTGCAAGCCGGCCTCTAGAGCACAGTGACTTCATACTGGAGGAAAGTTACTCTAAGTATGCGCAGAAATATGGTACCTCCACTGACAGCAAGTCGGTGAAACCACCAATAAAAAAAGAACGCCCTGTTGCCCTGTGGATAAAAGTTCTTCTCTTTGTTATTGTTTCAGTCTTCATGTTTTTGGTTTATCAGTCAATGGAAACTAATCAAGGAAATCCTTTTTCTAAATACCTGAAAATGATCACTCCGGGCAGTGCCGAATGA